From Choristoneura fumiferana chromosome 7, NRCan_CFum_1, whole genome shotgun sequence, the proteins below share one genomic window:
- the LOC141429511 gene encoding uncharacterized protein isoform X1 → MYDIKSESSTANTAICCGCLSTDRRLSPLVHYDLFYSLLGNKETLEDLKYFDVLLCWECTALLRRVAAFRTRLQNAQCVLKLAHDKQIQITSLSILESNHRQGYHYIIEETIEEKPDIELFVDNCTEAEIKQEIENDHFESDSGHDKLLEAKAPCVKNEKKHVKIEKDLLKIDNDIDFSKLELYFTKVHLSETEVQESLAKDRDDNDSVSRPLKCGACGFRFTYKSDLQSHKREYHNKRSLLIKCPVCGDKHSNKSDLMLHWRRSHPVNRCLKCVRVVERDLDRRKHLHLHKFRYR, encoded by the exons atgtatgataTAAAGAGTGAATCTAGCACCGCGAATACTGCGATATGTTGTGGATGCCTCAGTACAGATCGGAGACTGTCTCCCTTGGTTCATTACGATTTATTCTACTCCCTTTTGGGGAATAAGGAGACGTTAGAG GACCTGAAGTATTTTGATGTACTGCTGTGTTGGGAGTGCACGGCGCTGCTACGGAGAGTGGCTGCGTTCCGGACGCGGCTCCAGAATGCACAGTGTGTTCTGAAGCTGGCTCATGATAAACAA ATACAAATAACATCTCTATCAATTCTTGAATCCAACCATAGACAAGGCTACCATTACATCATAGAGGAGACCATAGAGGAAAAACCAGACATAGAACTTTTCGTAGACAACTGCACAGAAGCAGAAATCAAACAAGAAATAGAAAATGACCATTTTGAAAGTGATTCTGGCCATGACAAACTTTTAGAAGCAAAAGCAccctgtgttaaaaatgaaaaaaaacatgttaaaatagagaaagatcttttaaaaatagataatgaTATAGATTTTAGTAAATTAGAGCTATATTTTACCAAGGTGCATCTGAGTGAGACAGAAGTACAGGAATCACTGGCGAAAGACAGAGATGACAATGATTCTGTTAGTCGCCCCCTTAAATGTGGGGCATGTGGCTTCCGGTTTACATATAAAAGTGATTTACAATCCCATAAAAGAGAATACCATAATAAG CGAAGTCTCCTAATTAAATGTCCGGTGTGTGGCGACAAGCACAGTAACAAGTCGGACTTAATGCTGCACTGGCGCCGCTCTCACCCAGTCAACCGCTGCTTGAAATGCGTGCGAGTGGTGGAACGTGATCTAGACAGAAGGAAGCATCTGCACCTGCACAAGTTCAGATACCGAT AG
- the LOC141429511 gene encoding uncharacterized protein isoform X2 yields MYDIKSESSTANTAICCGCLSTDRRLSPLVHYDLFYSLLGNKETLEDLKYFDVLLCWECTALLRRVAAFRTRLQNAQCVLKLAHDKQIQITSLSILESNHRQGYHYIIEETIEEKPDIELFVDNCTEAEIKQEIENDHFESDSGHDKLLEAKAPCVKNEKKHVKIEKDLLKIDNDIDFSKLELYFTKVHLSETEVQESLAKDRDDNDSVSRPLKCGACGFRFTYKSDLQSHKREYHNKSPN; encoded by the exons atgtatgataTAAAGAGTGAATCTAGCACCGCGAATACTGCGATATGTTGTGGATGCCTCAGTACAGATCGGAGACTGTCTCCCTTGGTTCATTACGATTTATTCTACTCCCTTTTGGGGAATAAGGAGACGTTAGAG GACCTGAAGTATTTTGATGTACTGCTGTGTTGGGAGTGCACGGCGCTGCTACGGAGAGTGGCTGCGTTCCGGACGCGGCTCCAGAATGCACAGTGTGTTCTGAAGCTGGCTCATGATAAACAA ATACAAATAACATCTCTATCAATTCTTGAATCCAACCATAGACAAGGCTACCATTACATCATAGAGGAGACCATAGAGGAAAAACCAGACATAGAACTTTTCGTAGACAACTGCACAGAAGCAGAAATCAAACAAGAAATAGAAAATGACCATTTTGAAAGTGATTCTGGCCATGACAAACTTTTAGAAGCAAAAGCAccctgtgttaaaaatgaaaaaaaacatgttaaaatagagaaagatcttttaaaaatagataatgaTATAGATTTTAGTAAATTAGAGCTATATTTTACCAAGGTGCATCTGAGTGAGACAGAAGTACAGGAATCACTGGCGAAAGACAGAGATGACAATGATTCTGTTAGTCGCCCCCTTAAATGTGGGGCATGTGGCTTCCGGTTTACATATAAAAGTGATTTACAATCCCATAAAAGAGAATACCATAATAAG TCTCCTAATTAA